Proteins found in one Quercus robur chromosome 2, dhQueRobu3.1, whole genome shotgun sequence genomic segment:
- the LOC126716154 gene encoding uncharacterized protein LOC126716154, with protein sequence MAVHSKDEALMCKVFPSSLGPVAMRWFNDLRANSIDSFKKLTRAFGARFITCNRVPRPLGSLLSMSMREGETLKAYLDRYWEMFNEIDGDYDDVAISTFKASLPTEHDLRKSLTGKPVTSVRQLIDRIDKYRRPGSANTQVVNVVFRKPVQQVLEKIKNESFFKWPNKMAGDPMRRNQNLYCQYHQDHGHTTEDCRNLWDHLDQLVQEGKLKQLLHHSSGRGSQTGSEFRGDASSRLPLGTINVIFAAPGRIGSCPSRSHDDALVVTLRIGGYNKKTVMIDQGSGVEIMYPDLYKRLNLKPENLTAYSSPLMSFEGKMVVPKGQIRLPVQTGPDVVEVDFIVVDAFSPYTAIMGRPWLHTLGAVSSTLHQKMKYPSGGQVLEILGNQSTARQYLVAAIQHRPKAEISATADNGL encoded by the exons ATGGCCGTTCATTCTAAAgatgaggctttgatgtgtaaggtctttCCGTCTAGCTTGGGCCcagtggcgatgagatggttcaatgatTTAAGAGCGAATTCTATTGACTCTTTTAAGAAACTCACTCGGGCCTTTGGTGCTCGCTTTATCACTTGTAacagggttcctcggcctttgggatcCTTGTTATCTATGTCTATGCGGGAGGGGGAAACTCTGAAGGCCTACTTAGAtagatactgggagatgtttAACGAAATAGACGGAGACTATGACGATGTGGCAATTAGTACTTTCAAGGCTAGCCTCCCAACCGAGCATGACCTGAGGAAATCTCTGACTGGTAAGCCTGTTACCAGTGTGCGCCAACTTATAGATCGAATTGACAAGTACAGAAGG CCAGGATCTGCCAACACTCAAGTGGTTAATGTCGTATTCCGAAAACCAGTACAacaggttttggagaagattaaAAATGAGTCGTTCTTtaaatggccgaacaagatggcagGAGATCCTATGAGGCGCAATCAAAACCTTTActgccaatatcatcaggatcatgggcaCACTACCGAGGATTGCAGAAACTTGTGGGACCATCTAGACCAACTAGTCCAGGAAGGGAAGTTaaagcaactcttgcatcattccagtggtcGGGGAAGTCAAACGGGTTCGGAGTTTCGGggagatgcttcttcaagactccctcttggcacaataaatgtcatttttgCTGCCCCAGGGAGGATTGGATCTTGTCCTTCCAGA TCCCATGATGATGCTTTAGTGGTCACACTTAGAATTGGTGGGTACAATAAGAAAACGGTGATGATTGACCAGGGCAGCGGAGTTGAGATAATGTATCCTGACCTATATAAGAGGCTAAATTTGAAACCTGAAAACTTAACAGCCTACAGTTCTCCTCTGATGAGTTTTGAAGGTAAAATGGTCGTTCCGAAAGGTCAGATCAGATTACCTGTGCAGACCGGCccggatgtggtggaggtggatttcATTGTTGTAGATGCTTTCTCTCCATACACGGCCATTATGGGCAGACCCTGGCTTCATACCCTGGGGGCCGTCTCCTCTACTCTTCACCAGAAGATGAAGTACCCATCTGGAGGCCAGGTCTTGGAGATATTAGGAAATCAATCTACAGCTAGACAATACCTGGTAGCGGCCATCCAACATCGGCCTAAGGCTGAAATCTCGGCCACCGCTGATAATGGCTTATAG